TGCACGAGGTAGTGACCGACAATGCCGATAAACCCAGGGACCTGCTTTTCCTCGACGTCAACCCGGCCTTTGCCAGCTTCTTCGGCCTGCCCGCAAAAGACATCGTCGGGCGCAGTTTGCGCGAAATCTCGGAAAAGGTTGAGCCGTACTGGATCGACATCCTCGCCAAAACCGCCATGACCCGGGAGTCGATCCGTTTCGATAGCTTCGCGGGATTCGTGGACAAGCATTTCTCCGTCGTCGCCTTCAGCCCCCAGCCCCGGCAGGTCGCCGCCATATTCGAGGACACCACCAGACGCAAGGATGCCGAAAAGCATCTGCAGCACAGGACCTTCCATGACGCTCTGACCAACCTGCCAAACCGCGCCCTGTGCCTTGACCGCATCCAGCAGGGCATGGAGCGCAGCCAGGTGCGCGACGACTACCTTTTTGCCGTCGTGCAGATCGACATCGACCGCTTCAAGGACGTCAACGACAGCCTCGGGCATCTTGTCGGCGACCAGCTGCTTCAGGCCATCGGCCGTATCCTGCTCGATACCGTGTCCGCCGTGGACACGGTGGCGCGCCTGGGCGATGACGAGTTCGTGGTCCTGCTGGAGGAATTGCCCTCCAGGAAGGCGGGCACGGCCACCATAAAAAAAATCAAGTCCGCCCTGAACCGCACCCTGGACATCGAGAACCACCCCATCCACATCAGCGCATGTTTCGGAGCCATCTTCGGACCCAACGAATACACCTTGCCCGAGTACTTTCTGCAGGGAGCCAACATCGCCCTGCGCCACGCCCAGGAACAGGGTCTGGACCAGCTACGGTTTTACGCGCCGGAGATGCAGGACAAGGCGCTCAAAAAACTGGATACGGAAACCCGGCTGCGCAACGCTATCAGCGAAAACGAGTTCTTTCTGGCCCTGCAGCCGATCTTCTCGATCAATCAGAGCCCGACCTTGAGCGGCTTCGAAGCCCTGCTGCGCTGGAAACCCAGGGACAAGGACTGGGTTCCCCCCAGCGAGTTCATCCCCATTGCCGAACAGACCGGACTCATCCTGCCCATCGGACAGTGGGTACTGGAACAGTCCTGCATGGTGCTGCGCTCCTGGGCCGAAAAATATCCGGAGCACCCGCTTAGCGTGTCCGTCAACCTGTCCGCGCGGCAGTTCTCAGATCCCGACTTGGTGCAGAACCTGTTCAACTGCATCCGCCACAACCGCATCAACCCCTCGCAGCTCAAGCTTGAAATCACGGAAAGCGACGTCATGACCAACCCCGAGGCAACGATCCAGAAGCTTCGCATCATGAAGGAGCTCGGCATGGCCATCCTGGTCGATGATTTTGGCACGGGCTACTCATCCATGAGCTATCTGCAACGATTTCCCATCGACACGCTCAAGATCGACCGCAGCTTCGTGACCCATCTGGACAAGCACGCCAACCGCGTCATCGTGCGCACCATCATCAATCTGGCCCACAGCCTTGGGCTGTCCGTGGTCGCCGAAGGCATCGAGACCGAAGGGCAATATCTGGCGCTCAAGGAGATGGGCTGCGAATACGCCCAGGGCTATCATTTCTCCAGACCCATCCTGCTCGACCAGGTCGACGAGTTCATCTGTGGGCATTTCAATAAAACAGGGGCGCTCCCGTCATGAAACGGCAACGCCCCTGCTGATCGCACACTATCCCGGAATTATTGTTTCTATCCCTTGGCCAGAATGCTCTTGGCCGGGATGAGCCCCGTGGCTGCGGCGGATACGATGTTTCCGGCCACTCCCGGTCCGTCTCCGGCAACGTAAAGCCCCTCGATGGCCGTCTGCAGGTTCTCGTCGCATTCAACCTGCGTGGCGAAAAACTTGATCTCCGGCGCATACAGGAGCGTTTCGTCGTTGGCCACCCCAGGCACGACCTGGTTGAGCTTTTCGAGACCCTCCACCAGATTGGCCAGGATGCGCTCGGGCAGGGCCATGGCGATATCCCCGCAAACGACCTTCTTGAGCGTGGGCTCAATGTAGCTGTTGCGGATGCGGTTCCAGGTGGAACGACGGCCGCGCTTCAGGTCGCCGAAACGTTGCAGGATGGGCTTTCCGCCCCCGATGAGGGTTGCTAGACGGCCGATGGATTCGCCATAGGCCTGGTTGTCGGTGACGGGCTCGTTCAGGACCACCTTTGACAGAAAGGCAAAGTTGGTATTCTCGCTCTTCTTGTCCATGTAGGCGTGCCCGTTGACGCAGACGAAATCCTGGTAGTTTTCCTGGGCGATGAAACCGCCGTAGTTGGTGCAGAAGGTGCGGGTCAGGTCGTCGTACTTGGAGGTGCGGACGAAGAAAGTCGGGTCGTAGATGATGGAGCACAGATCCTGCATGATCTCGTTGTGCACTTCGACGCGCACGCCGACCTCGATGCCGCGCTGGGTCACGGCCAGGCCGTGGCGCTGCACGAGCTGACCGACCCACTCCGCGCCCACCCTGCCCGGAGCGAGAATGACGTTTTCCGCCAGATACTCGCCCTTGGCCGTGGTCACGCCGCGCACCCGGCCGCCCTCGACCAGGATGTCGACCACCTCTTCCTTGGTGCGCACGGTCACGCCCCTGGACTTGATGTAATCGACCATGCCGGTGATGTGGCCGGGCAGATTGTCGCTGCCGAGGTGCTTCTGCTTGATGACCAGAAGATCGATGCCGAACTTGCGGGCTTCCTTGCGGATGGAACGGGCCTCGTCGATATTGGTCGGATAGACCTTGCCGTCCATGTTGAAGCGGTTGAAGATGGCCTCGGTTTCATCGATGAGCGCAGTGGCCTTGCCCAGACTCATGAACTGGGTCAGATCGGTCTTGCCCAGCTTGGGTATGAAATTGAGCTTGCCGTCGGAAAAGAGCCCGGCTCCGCCCATGCCCGCCAGGATATTGCATGGCTTGCAGTGGATGCAGTCCTGCTCCTCGGTCATGGGACAGTTGCGGATCAGGGATTCCCGGCCCTTCTCGATCAAAAGCACATCGAGGCTCGCATGCTCGGCCAGATGGTAGGCCGCAAACAGACCGGCCGGACCGCCGCCGACAATGATCACGTCATGGACTTTCTTCTGCATCTCTATTTTCCTTCGATCTTCTTCTTGCGAGCGCCCATGCTGTGCCGCTTCTGGGCCGAGAGCTCGATCTTGCGCAAACGGATGTTCAGGGGAGTGATCTCGACCATCTCGTCGTCGCGGATGAAATTGAGCGCCATCTCGAGCGTCATGGGCAATACGGGAGTCAGGATGATGGCTTCATCCTTGCCCGAGGCGCGCATGTTGGTCAGCTTCTTTTCCTTGCAGGGGTTGATGTCGATGTCGTTGTCGCGATTGTGCTCGCCAACGATCATGCCTTCGTAGACCGCATCGCCGGGGCGCACGAACATCCTGCCGCGCGGCTCCAGGTTGAAAAGAGCGTACGGCACGGCCTGACCCTGACGGTCGCAGACCAGCGAACCGGAAAAACGGGTCGGAAAATCGCCCCGGTACTCGCCGTATCCGTCGAACAGGGAGTTCATGATGCCCGTGCCCTTGGTGTCGGTCAAAAATTCGTCCCGATAGCCGATGAGCGCACGTGACGGAACGGAAAATTCCATGCGCACGCGGCCACTGCCGTTGTTGACCAGATTGAGGAGCTTGCTGCGGCGGATGGACAGCTTCTCCGTGACCACGCCCATGAAGGCCTCATCGCAGTCGACGTAGACATGCTCCATGGGTTCCAGGACCTTGCCGCCGTCCTTCTTGTAGATGACTTCCGGCCGTCCGACACCCAGCTCGAACCCTTCACGGCGCATGGTCTCGATGATGATGGCCAGCTGGAATTCGCCACGGCCCTTGACGATCATGGAGTCCTTGTCCTCGCTCTCCTCGACCTGGATGGCCACGTTGGTCAGGGCCTCTTTTTCGAGACGATCCTTGATCTTGCGCGACTGCACGATCTTGCCCTCGCGTCCGGCAAAGGGCGAGGTGTTGATGGTGAAGCGCATGGAAACGGTGGGTTCGTCCACGTCGATGCGCTTCAGACGCACCGGGCTCTCCTTCAGGCAGATGGTGTCGCCGATGCTGACCTTGTTCAAACCAGCCATGACCACGATGTCACCCATCTCGACGGCAGTCTGATCCTTGAGCTGCATTCCTTCGTAGGCCTGGACCTTGGTCGGCCGGAAGGCGAGCTGATCTTTTTCGCCCATGCACAGAAGGTCGGCCTTTTCCTGCAGCAGGCCGGCCTTGATCTTGCCGATGACAAGACGGCCCAGATAATCCGAATACCCAAGATCCGAGACAAGCATCTGGAAAGGCGCCGCCGGATCGAAACGGGGGCCGGGAATATGCTCCACAATGAGGTCGAAGAGACAGCCGAGGTCCTTGCCGGGCTCATCGAGCACGGGCGAGGCCACGCCGTCGCGACCGATGGCGTAGAGCACCGGAAATTCAAGCTGGTCCTCATCGGCGCCAAGGTCGATGAACAGGTCGTAAACTTCGTCCAGAACTTCCTGCGGCCGGGCATCGGCGCGGTCGATCTTGTTGACCACGACCAGGATGGGCAGGCTCGCGTCCAGGGCTTTCTTGAGCACGAACCGGGTCTGGGGCAGCGGGCCTTCCGAGGAGTCCACCAGAAGCACCGCGCCGTCGACCATGGACAGGGCGCGTTCCACTTCCCCGCCAAAATCGGCATGGCCGGGAGTGTCGACGATATTGATCTTCACGCCTTTCCAGCGCACGGAGCAATTCTTGGCAGCGATGGTGATGCCGCGTTCACGCTCCAAGTCCATGGAATCCATGACGCGGTCGTCCACGGCCTGATTGTCCCGGAAAACTCCGGACTGTCGGAACATGACATCCACCAGAGTGGTCTTGCCATGGTCAACGTGTGCTATGATTGCGATATTTCTGATATTGTCATTCTTCTGCATGGTGGGCATATTTTCCTCGTAGAGCATAAAAAACGGCTTCCTTAACTGAAGCCGATGTGGAGCTGGTCGCACGGCGCACAACACACGGCGCACGACACTATTTTTCCATTACGCGCACCTTTCGGGCGACGTCAAGAAGGAAAGAAACGAAAAAAGCGGATCTTTTTTAAGGGCGCAAATCCGGACAGGCGGCCGTATGAAGGCAGGCGGCAAGAGAAGAGCCTGGAAGCCTACTTGAACATCCCGCAGCGCATGTTGCGGATGGCATCCTTGAACTGAATTTCGGCAGTGCAGGGCTTCATCAATTTCTGGACATAGCCAAGGCCAAAAGTGGGATGATCAATGACATCGCCGATCTGAAACGTGCGCTCCATGCTGTAGGAAAGAGGCTTTGCGCAGGGGGTGACCAGCTTTTCCCACTGTTCGAACAGGGCCTGGGCCTGCTTGGTGGAGGCCAGGGCCGCCTTCTTGGGACGCGGTGTGGCGGGCTTTTTGACCTTGGGCTCGGCAGTGGGAGACACGTAGGCGTGACGTGCGTTACAAACCTTGCACTCGACCTTGGCGATCTTCTCGCCGGACATGACGACCACATGATGGTCGGTCACGGTCTTGCATTTCTTGCATTGAGACTCGACGGAACTGCCTGCTTGTATTTGATTTTCTGTCATGATCGATCCTTTAAAGTAACGTTGCGGGAAAAAAAAGCCACAAGGGAAAGTCCTTGTGGCATGTTCTCTATTTAAGCACTCTACCCGCTTCCCGTGCGCGAGGCAATGGCCGAATTCGCCATTTTGTCATACACAGTCTTTTCCCGCCTTCGCACCGTTGACAGCGCCCGTCTCGCCGCGCATTGTGCCCACTTCTCAGGGCGGGGTGCAATTCCCCACCGGCGGTATCCCGTTTTTTGGCGGGGAGCCCGCGAGCGCTTCCGGGGGTCCGGAAGGTCAGCAGATCCGGTGAGAAGCCGGAGCCGACGGTGACAGTCCGGATGAAAGAGAAGACGGCCGCCGTTCACGGGCGTGAACGGATTTTTGCCGCGCCCTGATTCACGCTCAATTCCAAGGAGAACCAACGTGAATCAGTTTTCAGAGAATTTTGAAAACACCCCTCCCAGCGTCCGGGTCGAACGCGCCCTTGCGGCCTTGCAACAAGGCCGGGGGGTGCTGGTCACCGACAACGAGAACCGCGAAAACGAAGGCGACCTGATCTTCGCCGCCCAGTCCCTGACCGCAGCCCAGATGGCCATGCTCATCCGCGAATGCAGCGGCATTGTCTGCCTCTGCCTGCCCGAGGACAAGGTCCGCGCCCTGGAACTGGCGCCCATGGTCAGCAACAACTCCAGCCGCTATCAAACCGCGTTTACCGTCTCCATCGAAGCCGCCCAGGGAGTGACCACCGGCGTGTCCGCCGCCGACCGCGTGCGCACGGTACAGGCCGCCATCGCCGACGATGCCCGGCCCGCCGATCTGCATCGCCCGGGGCACATCTTCCCGCTGCGCGCCTGCCCGGGCGGAGTGCTGGAGCGCGAAGGCCACACCGAGGCCACCGTGGACCTCATGCGCCTGGCCGGACTCAAACCCTGCGGCGTGCTGTGCGAAGTCACCAACGAAGACGGCACCATGGCCCGCATGCCCGAAATCCAGGAGTTCGGCAGACGCCACGACCTTCCCGTGGTGACCATCGACGACATCAAGGAATACATCCTGGCGTCTGCGCAGGCCGCGAGCTAGAACCACGGCAAAAAGTCGTCATTCCCCCGAAGAAGTGCGCCCACGCTTTGATGCATTGAAATACGGTGTTATCGCCTGCCCAGGCCAGGCGCACGTCCGCGGAAATGTCTCCTGAAGGAGCTTCACGACTTTGTGCAGATTCCTGACCAGAATACCAGACGCGGCGCGTCCGACCGACGCGCCGCGCCTGCTTCGCACATCCGGGCTGGACTTTTGCCGCCCGCCTTTGTAGCCGCACGCTCATGACCCCTGCCATAAACGCCGCAAAAAAAGCCGGAATCACATTCGTCGTTCGTGAATATGACCATGACCCTTCGTGCACTTCCTATGGATTGGAAGCGGCCGAAAAACTCGGCGTCGACCCCGGACAGGTCTTCAAGACCCTGGTCGCGGATATGGGCGGAGAGCTGGTTGTGGCCGTAATTCCGGTGGAGAGCATGCTCGGGCTCAAGCATCTGGCCAAGGCCGCCGGGGCCAAGAAGGCGGCCATGGCCGACCGGACCCTCGTGGAGCGTACCACCGGCTACGTTCTCGGCGGGGTCAGCCCTCTTGGACAGAAAAAGCGGCTGCGCACCTTCATCGACGACTCGGCCCAGTCTCACCAGGCCATCATGGTCAGCGGAGGACGGCGCGGCCTGGACATCGAACTCGCTCCGGAAGACCTGGCCCGTATGACCGGCGCCCGCTTTGCTCCTCTGGCGCAATAGAGCCCGCCCCTGCACATGGTTCCGGACAAACACGATTTTGGAATCGGTCGCGAGGTTCGCTTTTTTGAGCGAGGCGCATTTCCTCTGACGGCAACTGTCATACAGTACTGCAAGCCTTGACTTATTTCCAGATCCAAGGCTTATAGTACGCGAGTCAGGGACTACGTAACGAGAGAACACGTCGAGGCGTCATGGCTCATATTCACGACAAAGCGACTCAAGGCAGCATCAGCCAGGCATCTGCCCAGCGCAAGGACATCCTGCTGCGCATCATTGTGCCCCTGGTTTTGGTCCTGATACTTGGAGCTGCGGGCCTGTTCGCGTTCAGACATGGCCTGCCATGGGTCACAGCCCTCTTTGCAGTGTTCTTCATAGCGGCCATCCTGCGGTTTGAAGAAATCGGCCTTACCCTTGCGCACTATCCCGCGCATTCGCAGACAAACGCCCGGGCCGAACAGATCGTGGGCAAGACGTTGCGGGAACTCCCCGATGAATACCACATTTTCCACAATCTGCATTTCGACGGCAACCGCCTGGATCATGCCGTCATCGGCCCCAACGGGCTGTTCCTGATCAGGACCCGAAGCCATGTCGGGAATGTCATGGCCGCGGGCGAAGCCCTGCGCCTCAACGGCTGGCCATTCCTGCTGGACATGCTGACCCAGTGCTGGAACCTGACCCAAAAACTGACCAGACACCTGGATCTGCAGTACGCCGGAGGAGTGCACCCCTGCCCGGTGCTTTGCTTCAGCCGGGCCAGCGTCGGCATTGCGGGACCGGTTCGAGGGACGCTGGTGGTCGAGGCAGGAAATCTGGTGCAGGCCATCCTGACCCACGAAGATGCCTTGCCCGCCGAAAAAATGCATGTATTGATCGACAAGCTGTCCGGGCTGGTGAGTTCCGACACCGGATCTCAACTCCACGGCGAGGATGTACCCCAGGCCAGCCATGCGCCGAAGGGCCCGGCCGAATCAAGTCGCCCCGTGTGCACCAAATGCCGCCACCAGCCAAGCCGTGAAGAATTGGAGCTCTTCCCCGGCGAGTGTCCCAAATGCGGTCTCCTCTATTCCTTCAAACCCGATGAATCCCTGTCAGCGCCGCAGGACCCGCCTGCAAAGGGTGCCTGGAAGCCGAGCCTCCTGCATCTGGGAATGGCCGTTGTGCTCATCGCCGGAAGCGCGGGTTACTTCGCGCACAGACAGGGTCTATTGGGTCTGGAAAAGCCGTTCACCGAGTCGAACCGGATGGCCGACGCCAAGCCCGAGGCATCCGCTACACCCGGTGTCCCGGTGCAAAACGGCACCTCAGCCTCCGCAATGGCTGAACAACCCGCTCCCGATGGCAACCACACCACCCCACCGCAGGCCAAAATCGTTTCACCGGCCCCGGCTCCCGGAAACGGCACGGCAGAAGGCGGGACCGCGTTGCCGGTCTTCTCCCGATCCAATGACGGAGCCACCCCGCCCACGACCGAGTCGGACCTCGGAACGAACTCGTCCGTCGCCGTTGCGGCGCTTTCGCTTCCAAAAGCCACCGCAGCGAATGCGGAGGCGCACCCGAATGCCACTTTGTCAAACACGAACGCAAATTCCGGCGACACGGTCCGGAACTCTACCGCGCCAGGCAAGAAGGATTCGAAGCCAAAATCCGATACGGCCAAAGAGGCACCCAAAGCCCCTGAGGGATCGTTCGACAAAGGCAGGCTTGTCGTCACCTCTTCCCGTCCTCTTGTCCTGTGGTTCAGGAACCAGCAGACCTACAAGGAGTTCGGTCCCTTCGAGATCAAGGCCAGAAGCGTGAAGGACATCGTCCTGCCCAAGGGCTTCTACAGCGTGGTCTATCTGGAAAACGGGAAGCGCAGACAGACGACCATGAGTTTCCTGAGCGACCAGGGACAGCTCGAGTTCTAGCCCGGACGCTCCAACGCCCTTCGGGCACAGCCTGGGGCGCGATTACGCGCTGCATGAACAAGAAAAACCCTGCGTCACGGAAAGAAAGAGTTTACCGTGACGCAGGGTTTTCTGCTTTTCTGCGATGAATGCTAGATGATTTTCTGCCGGATCTTCGTGACCACTATCTCGGCCACGATAACCACGGCAAAGATGCACAGCAGGATGAGTGCGACCTGATTCCAGCGAAAAAGGGCTATGGCCGTGTCCAGCGCCATGCCAATCCCGCCTGCGCCGACCAGACCGATAACCGCGGATTCACGCACGTTGATGTCCCACCGGAACAGGGTGATCCCCCAGAAGGCCGGTGATACCTGAGGCCAGTAAGCCTTCAGGAAAATGCTCGGCCAGGGGGCCCCCGCCGCCTTGAGCGCTTCCACCGGCCCCTTGTTGCATTCCTCCAAGGCCTCGCCCAGAAGCTTGCCGCAAAAACCGATGGACCTGAATCCGATGGCGATGGTTCCGGCCAGGGCGCCGGGACCGAAGACGGCCACGAACAGGATCGCCCAGACCAGGGTATTGACCGAACGCGAGGAAACGAGGATCAGCCGCGCCAGCCAGTTCAAGGCCGGCACGGGGGTAATGTTGCTCGCGGCCAGAAGCGCCACGGGCAAAGACATGACCAGAGCCAGAATGGTGCCCATGCCAGCTATGTGCATGCTCTCGACCAGAGCCTGATGCACGCCTTCCCGGTAGTGTCCAATGTCCGGCGGCCACATTCGGGCGAACATGTCCGCCATCTGGGTCGGGGCATCGTACAAAAACTCCGGGACGATCTGCACAGTGCGCATCGAAACGACCAGGGCGGTGACCGCAGCCAGATAGATCGCGAACCGGGCCAGACGTTGTGCCGGAGTGAAGCGTTCCCATGTGCGACTAGTCATTGAACACCGCCTTGACTATGGATGCGAGGTATTCGCCGAGCATGACGAGGATGATGATGGAGATGAGGATCGCTGCCAGAAAGTCGTAGTCGAAGCGCTGAAAAGCCGCGAACAGTGTCCCGCCGATGCCTCCCGCGCCGACAATCCCGACCATGGTCGAATTGCGGATGTTCGCGTCGAACTGGTACGTGGCGAACCCGATGAAGCGATTCAGGACCTGCGGCAGCACTGCATAAAGGATGACGCTCATGAACGGGGCTCCGGCGGCCCGGCAGGCTTCCACCGGTTTGAGGGAAATCTCCTCGATTGCTTCGGCGAAGAGCTTGCCGATGAAGCCTATGGACGCGAAAACCAGGGTCAGGATGCCTGCCAGCGGTCCAAATCCCACCGCCTTGACGAACAGGATGGCAAAGATGACCGGATGAAAGGAACGGCAGATCGCAATGAGAATGCGCGCCGGCCAGGTCGCCCAGGTCGGCATCAGGTTGCGAGAGGCGGCCAGGCCGATGGGCAGGGAAAACGCCACACCGAAAGCCGAGGCGATCACCGCGATTTCAAGCGTCTCCAGCAGGTTGCCCAGCAGCAGCGTCCAGCGCCCGAAATTGGGCGGAATCATGCTGCCCAGGAATTTTGCGCCATTCTCGAGGCCGATCACGAAACGGTCCAAAGTGATGTCCAGAGACCAGAATGCGAGCACGCAATAGCCTATAACAGCGAGCCACCCAAGACGCGCGAGCCAGTTGGGCTTGAAAGCTCTTCTGGTGTTGGCCGCGCTCATGACAACCAGTCCTCGCCGCCGTAGATCTGCTTGAGATGATCATCCGTCAGCTCAGCGGGCGGACCGTCAAACACGATGCTCCCCAGCGACATTCCTATGACCCGGTCGGCAAAGCGCTTGGCCAGGTTGACGTCGTGAATGTTGATCAGCACCGGGATGTCGTGCGCCTTGGAGAAATCGTTCAGAAGTCCCATGATTTCGACGGAAGTCTTGGGATCAAGTGACGAGGTGGGCTCATCGGCCATGATCACATCCGGATTCTGCATCACGGCCCGGGCGATGCCCACGCGCTGACGCTGCCCGCCGGACAGTGCGTCGGCACGCTCCGTGGCGAACTCGGTCAGGCCGACCATGTCGATCAGCTCGAAGGCCCGATCAATGTCGTGCTGCTCGAACTTGCGCAGCCAGGCCCTCCAGACGGGCACGAAACCGAGTCTGCCGCAAAGTACGTTCTCGATGACCGAGAGACGTTCCACCAGGTTGAACTCCTGAAAGACCATGCCCACGTGGTGCCGGGCCAGGCGCAATTCCTTGCCCGAAAGCCGCGTGATTTCGTGTCCGGCCACGGTGATGGTGCCGCTGGTGGGGTCGATGAGCCGGTTGATGCAGCGCAGCAGCGTGCTCTTGCCCGTCCCGGAGGGGCCGATGATGGCCACCGTGGAACGGCCCCTGACCTCGAAGGAGATGTTTTTGAGAACCGGCTTGCCCGGAACGTAAGCCTTGACCAGATCCTTTACGATCAGGGAACGGGAGGCATTCCCCCCGTTCCCGTTGTTGCTTGATGACGTCACGATAATGCCTTGTATGTGATTACTGCTTCTTTTCTTTCTTTTCCGCGTCCGCCTTTTCCTTGGCGATCATGGCCCTCAGGCCTTCCTCATTGTAGCTTGCGCCCGTGGCATCGGCGATATCGCGAATGACTGCCCAATCCTTCTGGTAGGTGATGGGGAAGAAACGATCCGCGCCGTCAAAGGCCTTCTTCATTTCTTCGGTGTAGCGATAGGAAAAGAACGCTTCCTTGATCTTTTCCACCAGTTCCGGGCAAAGCTGGCTGGAGTATCCGAAGGATGACGTGGGGAAGCGGGGGCTGGTGTAGATGATCCGCACCGCGCCTTCATCGACGCGACCGGCGCGCAGCATGCGCTCGTAAACGTCGGAGGCCACGGGAGCGGCGTCGTAGTCGCCATGGACGACACCCAGCACGGACTGGTCGTGCTTGCCGGAGTAGACCACGGTGTAGTCTTCGTCAGGCACGATGCCCTGGGCGGGGAACAGCGCGCGCGGAGCCAGGTTGCCGGAGTTGGAGGAAGGAGAAGTGTGCGCGACTTTCTTGCCCTTGAGATCGGCCATGGTCTGGATGGGACTGTCCTTCTTGACGACCACGATCAGGTTGTAGCCCTGAAATTCCTTTTCATCACCCTTGACGGCGATGGGCACGTAACCGGCCAGGTTCACTGCAAAGCCGGTGGGCCCGGTGGAGAAGCCGGCAATGTGCAGGCGCCCGGAGCGCATGGCCTCGACCTGAGCCGAATTGGAGTGCACGGTGTAGTAGATGACGTCCTTGCCCGTTATCTTCTTCATGTGCGCCTGAAAATCGGAA
This is a stretch of genomic DNA from Deltaproteobacteria bacterium HGW-Deltaproteobacteria-18. It encodes these proteins:
- the phnC gene encoding phosphonate ABC transporter ATP-binding protein, whose product is MTSSSNNGNGGNASRSLIVKDLVKAYVPGKPVLKNISFEVRGRSTVAIIGPSGTGKSTLLRCINRLIDPTSGTITVAGHEITRLSGKELRLARHHVGMVFQEFNLVERLSVIENVLCGRLGFVPVWRAWLRKFEQHDIDRAFELIDMVGLTEFATERADALSGGQRQRVGIARAVMQNPDVIMADEPTSSLDPKTSVEIMGLLNDFSKAHDIPVLINIHDVNLAKRFADRVIGMSLGSIVFDGPPAELTDDHLKQIYGGEDWLS
- a CDS encoding phosphate/phosphite/phosphonate ABC transporter substrate-binding protein, translating into MKKGFLGFLAAVMILAVAVPGFADECTYRGILDKMYCDNDKDLVADNAPAGNCKDPSTLVFTYTPVEDPAVYQDLFSDFQAHMKKITGKDVIYYTVHSNSAQVEAMRSGRLHIAGFSTGPTGFAVNLAGYVPIAVKGDEKEFQGYNLIVVVKKDSPIQTMADLKGKKVAHTSPSSNSGNLAPRALFPAQGIVPDEDYTVVYSGKHDQSVLGVVHGDYDAAPVASDVYERMLRAGRVDEGAVRIIYTSPRFPTSSFGYSSQLCPELVEKIKEAFFSYRYTEEMKKAFDGADRFFPITYQKDWAVIRDIADATGASYNEEGLRAMIAKEKADAEKKEKKQ